One Setaria italica strain Yugu1 chromosome II, Setaria_italica_v2.0, whole genome shotgun sequence DNA segment encodes these proteins:
- the LOC101783843 gene encoding uncharacterized protein LOC101783843 produces MAEGKKARPREEELVEAALAAAAAALLVSGVKRLVVAPAAALAAPWWWPAPLSVPSPALFLLLNVVIASIVVASVQPRRGGAAASAGAVHSQEEAEAAAARLGDGAKRLKRRKSKKRTAAVAAVADGRCMALVATDGAVEAPPAAKVVEELTAADEEAAGNAEEVNKRAEEFISAFRHHLRVDSFSSGTARRSNARMESCL; encoded by the coding sequence atggcggaggggaagaaggcgaggccgagggaggaggagctcgtggaggccgcgctggccgcggcggcggcggcgctgctcgtgTCGGGCGTCAAGAGGCtggtggtggcgccggcggccgcgctcgcggcgccgtggtggtggcccGCGCCGCTCTCGGTGCCGTCGCCCGCGCTGTTCCTGCTCCTCAACGTCGTCATCGCATCCATCGTCGTGGCGTCTGTGCagccgcggcgaggcggcgcggcggcttcGGCGGGCGCCGTCCACAGCCAGGAggaggcagaggcggcggcggcgcggctgggaGACGGCGCGAAGAGgctgaagaggaggaagagcaagAAGCGGACGGCGGCCGTGGCTGCCGTTGCGGATGGCCGCTGCATGGCGCTGGTGGCCACGGACGGGGCGGTagaggcgccgccggcggcgaaggtggtggaggagctgaCGGCGGCGGATGAGGAAGCGGCCGGCAACGCGGAGGAGGTGAACAAGCGGGCGGAGGAGTTCATCTCGGCGTTCCGGCACCACCTCAGGGTCGACTCCTTCTCGTCGGGAACCGCCCGGCGAAGCAACGCTAGAATGGAATCATGCCTTTGA
- the LOC101783437 gene encoding SKP1-like protein 1A has protein sequence MAAAAAAGKDKMLMLVSCDKENFEVEESVARESRTILHMIEDGCTDNGIPIPNVNGKILAKVIEYCKKHVEARRGADGDGDAAEPTAATNKASEDELKTFDADFVKVDQGTLFDLILAANYLDIKGLLDLTCQTVADMIKGKTPEEIRKTFNIKNDFTPEEEEEVRRENQWAFE, from the exons atggcggcggcggcggcggcgggtaagGACAAGATGCTGATGCTGGTCAGCTGCGACAAGGAAAACTTCGAGGTGGAGGAGTCGGTGGCGAGGGAGTCGCGCACCATCTTGCACATGATCGAGGACGGCTGCACCGACAACGGCATCCCGATCCCCAACGTCAACGGCAAGATCCTCGCCAAGGTCATCGAGTACTGCAAGAAGCACGTCGaggcgcgccgcggcgccgatGGCGATGGGGACGCCGCCGAGCCGACCGCAGCGACCAACAAGGCCTCCGAGGATGAGCTCAAAACCTTCGATGCCGACTTCGTCAAGGTCGACCAGGGCACCCTCTTCGACCTCATCCTG GCTGCAAACTACCTGGACATCAAGGGGCTGCTGGACCTGACCTGCCAGACCGTCGCGGACATGATCAAGGGGAAGACTCCGGAGGAGATCCGCAAGACCTTCAACATCAAGAACGACTTCACAcctgaggaagaggaggaagtgaGGAGGGAGAACCAGTGGGCCTTCGAATGA